gattgtcaacatttctgagtttaggatggccgaagacactacactacccataatccccagctatcctacagtccccgtaaggttacgcagagcgtcaaacagctgtgtgaaatggaaaccacgccagactatccaaaactggaatcgaacaccccctcagaactacacatgctggctattgtgtttcgcaaaatgttctatgggacgtctctactgaacgttttcgtttttcccacaattagaagttgccagtattaaacacattggtgttatcaaatgtaaaacatataattaataaatgggtgaaaatcccttgtgtccataatgcgcagcattaatatatacccacatgacagctcattgctactttgtaattctactccactacaattcagaggttaacctggtatttttactccactgcatttacttgagttactttgcagattctgattaattatgtgaaatataaacaacccttaaatcagactttagttacacctgagtaaaattcaggtaaggtcaATTTCTTAGCTAGTATGTTGCCTTTATCTCCACCAGACGGTTTTTGGGACAAACTTCAGAATAGGATTTCAAAATATATTTGGAAAAACCAATACCCAAGAATCAGATACAAAGTTTTACAATATGACAAAAACAGTGGAGGCCTTAATGTTCCCAATCTCGAGCACTATTATTATTCCTTCACGCTTCGAGCCATGAAAAACTGGATTGATGAAAGCACCAATGTACCGTGGATTAAAATTGAAAGAAGTATAGTCTATCCCCTTAAACTTGGTGATGTCTTATTTTCTGCCATGTCGCCATATGACTGTATGCAAACATTTGGACCAATTATTGGGCAAGCCGTGAAAGTGTGAAAACATGTGGAGAAATTGTGCAATTGGTCTGTAGATTGGCATAGTAACATACCCATTTTTCATAACCTGTTACTACGTATTGGGAAAAAAGCAATCCAAGTCCCACGATGGCAAACCCGAGGAATACATTATCTTTCTGACATAACCAACGACAACGGCTTGATGTCCTTCCAATAATTGAAAGATACGTATAATGTGCCTggctcttccttctttttctacTTACAACTACGTACTGCCATGCGCACATATGGAGTTCCTTGGAATCAACCTCTGCCAACACATCAATTGGTTAAGGTCATATTAAGTCCAAACAGTGTGAGCGGCactactttatatatatataaaaaactgcAAGATAAATTAACCGGATATATTGACATCTCTGCAGTATGGAACGCAGATCTAAAAAAATTTACGCAGACTATTCATTGGAAGAGAATATGGAATAATATCTCCTTAACATCGAATGACCACAATCACCAATTGATACAGTATAAAATGATACACATATATTACCTGTCAACCAGAAAATGCTGTCAATTAAGGATGATTCCAAGCCCCATAGCCTATGCCTTCTCTGTAACCAAAAGACTATTGGCACATATGTACACATGGTTTATGAATGTACTGCAGTAAGAACGTTCTGGAAACAGGTTATTGACATTGTATCTGAGATTATTGGAGTTCACATACCCTGTCTCCCAAATATTGTATTGTTGAATGATGATTCTTCTCTTGATCTACAGAAACATCAGAAAAGGGTGCTTTTCGCTGGTCTAACAGCAGCCAAAAAAATAATAGTAATACGATGGAAAACCCCACATACTTTATTTATTAAGCAATGGATATCATCCTTCCATGACCTACTAATTTCAGATATGTCAATCGCTTCTGCTAATAAGGCTAAGGGGGAAACATTAGAGGCTATTCAAAGAGCTGCTGATCGGGTAATATCATTCATGTAAATCAGGTGTCTCAGACTCCAGGCCCGCGAGACAGTTTCTCATGGCCCCGTTGTTGATATCATGTAATAGTGTTAATCTGGCCCACGCGTTTACGTTTGTGCTTTCaaattttaattacatttttggaTTGATCCCGCTGCTGGCAGGGAACTGCTGCGCGCAGTTCCCTTGCCTCTCCCCCCTCCGAGGGAACTCCGCCACGTCAATCAAATGCGTGCAGTGAGTGATCCAAAAGTGACAGAGTGGAAGGAAAATATATCGCCCAGTCATGTCTACATCAAAACTTTCAGGGAAAAGAAAAGTCGATGATGACCACAGAAGATTTCAGGAGAAGTGGCAGACTGAATATTTTTTTGTCGAGTACAGGGGAAATGCAACGTGCCTTATATGCACAGAGAAAATCGCTGTATACAAGGAGTATAACGTCAAACGTCACTACTCAACTAAACATGCAGAGTATGCAAAATACCtgggagacgagagagagaaaagagtcaCAGAGCTAAAAAAAAATCTATGGAAGCAACAAAATCTCTTCAAGAAAGGACGCAATGAGGCTGATTCAGCAGTCGAAGCTAGCTATGTGGTGAGTGAGATGATTGCTAAGGCGGGAAATCCGTTTACGGAAGGAGAGTTTATAAAAAAGTGCATGTTGCAGGCTGCAAGTATAGTCTGTCCGGAAAAGAAGGGTCAGTTCAGCCTGTCAGCTAACACAGTGGCAGAGCGCATTTCTGACTTATCAAGTGACTATATGATCAGCTGTGCGACAAAGCCAAACTTTTCTGTGCATACTCTGTGGCTCTTGATGAGAGCACGGACATCACTGACACCGCTCAGCTCGCAATGTATGTCCGTGGTGTTGATGACAAGTTTGAAGCGACAGAGGAGTTGCTTACAGTGAAACCAATGCATGGCCAGACCACCGCTCAGGAGATATTCCAGCAACTGTGTGATGCCATTGCGGATATTGGTCTGCCATGGAAGAGGTTTGTTGGAATTACGACCGACGGAGCGCCATCAATGACAGGGAGGAAAAATGGGCTGGTGGCACTTGTTCAAAGAAAACTGGAGGAGGAGGCTATTGCTCTGCACTGCATTATCCATCAGCAGGCCCTTTGCAGCAAATGCTTGAAGTTTGACAATGTGATGTCTGTTGTTGTGAAATGCATCAACCATATCAGATCCAGGGGCTTAAAGCACCGCCAGTTCCGTGCTTTTTTGGAGGAAATTGAGTCAGAATATGAGGATGGGCTCTACTTCACAGAGGTGCGTTGGCTCAGCAGGGGACACGTCCTGAAGAGGTTTTTTGAGTTGAGAACAGAACTGAACGTATTCATGCTGGAGAAGGGTGGGATGGCTGTTCCCGAGCTGAGTGATCCCAAATGGCTCATGGACTTAGCTTTTCTTGTTGACATCACACAGGAGCTGAATGCACTGAATAAGAAGTTGCAGGGCCAGGGCCAGCTTGTCAGTGCAGCATATGACAATGTCAAAGCATTCTCTACAAAACTGGTGTTATGGAAAGCCCAGCTCCCTCGGAAAAACCTCTACCATTTCCCAGCATGCAAGGCTCTCATGGACAAGGGCACAGCATTCAGTGGTGAGAAGTATGTTGATGCCATTGTGAAGCTACAGGAGGAATTTGATCAGCGGTTTGCAGACTTCAAGACACACAGAACCACTTTCCAAATGTTTGCGGACCCCTTCTCCTTTGATGTGGAAAATGTCCCTGGTGTGCTTCAAATGCAGCTCATTGACCGGCAGTGCAATTCTGAGCTCAAAGCCAAGTTCAGGGAAGTGAATGGGAAAGCAGACAAGCTTGGACAGTTCATAAGAGAATTGTCCCCTCCTTCCCTGAGCTTTCCAGGATGTTCAAGCGGACCATGTGCCTTTTTGGGAGCACATATGTGTGAACAGCTCTTCTCCACCATGAACTTCAATAAGTCAAAGTTCAGGTCCAGACTTACTGATGAACATCTTCAAGCCATACTAAGGGTTTCAACTGCTTCCTCCCTCAAACCAAATGTGGCTCAGCTGTGTGAGAGGAAGCGCTGCCAGGTCTCTACCAGCAAGGAGTAGGCAAGAGCAACTGTAAATAGTTATGTTGTGAAGAACCGTTCATGTTAAGAAGATGTTGAAGAACTGTTAATGT
This region of Pseudochaenichthys georgianus chromosome 6, fPseGeo1.2, whole genome shotgun sequence genomic DNA includes:
- the LOC139434028 gene encoding general transcription factor II-I repeat domain-containing protein 2A-like, which gives rise to MYVRGVDDKFEATEELLTVKPMHGQTTAQEIFQQLCDAIADIGLPWKRFVGITTDGAPSMTGRKNGLVALVQRKLEEEAIALHCIIHQQALCSKCLKFDNVMSVVVKCINHIRSRGLKHRQFRAFLEEIESEYEDGLYFTEVRWLSRGHVLKRFFELRTELNVFMLEKGGMAVPELSDPKWLMDLAFLVDITQELNALNKKLQGQGQLVSAAYDNVKAFSTKLVLWKAQLPRKNLYHFPACKALMDKGTAFSGEKYVDAIVKLQEEFDQRFADFKTHRTTFQMFADPFSFDVENVPGVLQMQLIDRQCNSELKAKFREVNGKADKLGQFIRELSPPSLSFPGCSSGPCAFLGAHMCEQLFSTMNFNKSKFRSRLTDEHLQAILRVSTASSLKPNVAQLCERKRCQVSTSKE